In Trichoderma breve strain T069 chromosome 4, whole genome shotgun sequence, the following proteins share a genomic window:
- a CDS encoding glucosamine-6-phosphate isomerases/6-phosphogluconolactonase domain-containing protein, with translation MPKTQPNLYAFPGTDALAQALRAYVIQSQNAGIERHGVFKVAVSGGSLPKTLAAALLAPSSGPEDTVDFTKWEIFFADERAVPLDHEDSNYALVKAELLDKLPADQQPAAVHAINVEHLGDIQELADQYEQTLVASFASRDSVRLPIFDLLLLGCGPDGHTCSLFPGHELLREADAWVAPIEDSPKPPPKRITLTLPVVTHAVRVAFVATGGGKKDIMKQIFDADAGLPCALVNEAAGDRCSWFVDEPAIEGVSFPRRAYL, from the coding sequence ATGCCCAAGACACAGCCCAACCTATACGCCTTCCCGGGCACCGATGCCCTCGCACAGGCTCTGCGCGCATACGTAATCCAGAGCCAAAACGCCGGTATTGAGAGGCACGGCGTCTTCAAGGTGGCCGTGTCAGGAGGCTCGCTGCCCAAGACGCTCGCCGCGGCCCTGCTGGCTCCCTCCTCCGGCCCCGAAGACACGGTCGACTTCACCAAGTGGgaaatcttcttcgccgACGAGCGCGCGGTGCCGCTGGACCACGAGGACTCCAACTACGCCCTGGTCAAggccgagctgctcgacAAGCTGCCCGCGGACCAGCAGCCCGCCGCCGTGCACGCAATCAACGTCGAGCACCTCGGCGACATCCAGGAGCTCGCCGACCAGTACGAGCAGACGCTCGTCGCCAGCTTCGCCTCGCGGGACTCGGTCCGCTTGCCCATCTttgacctgctgctgctcggctGCGGGCCCGACGGCCACACctgctctctcttccccggCCACGAGCTGCTCCGCGAGGCGGACGCCTGGGTCGCCCCCATCGAGGACTCGCCCAAGCCGCCCCCCAAGCGAATCACCCTGACGCTGCCTGTCGTCACGCACGCCGTCCGCGTCGCCTTCGTCGCcaccggcggcggcaagaagGATATCATGAAGCAGATCTTCGACGCCGACGCGGGGCTGCCCTGCGCTCTCGTCAACGAGGCTGCGGGAGACCGATGCAGCTGGTTCGTCGACGAGCCCGCCATCGAGGGCGTCAGCTTCCCCCGGAGGGCGTACCTGTAA
- a CDS encoding SET domain-containing protein — protein sequence MSSPDIDQTAVNETLLERRQLLTEGLKSLPYDLILYLERAAIYADLGYPDLAAGDAYRALLLTDEIVNDGFEYHDQAQESLSRYIGEPLPEALVQGQLADEYPDLANGTHGDADVASGQLALLASIRAYQILSLSLLLCGCLRSASQFCDRGLAAAPQNAKLLHTRNHIDTVARQKLGLTDFEADDLPDFGLVRREVYPWNDHEPDRFSPESLQSLNDGLREMAPKCAVQVATLPVLLEGESETDNYEIIPTCKQLGVFAQEDIEAGEVVLREYTLLTANNRHKDSVCDACSSELAPLGSENRSIQCEECFDTVFCSQECHDEAQRRYHPAVCDKDVDSIAKDPSAFEADETLHLLLLSRVLAIAVNEEVHPLDVQEVKFIWGDFVPSRTNEINISPNAGPPPEWTLPFSFKYNIETPLHILEKMDIDIYAGLPEYDLWVLNTLYAKFRGTASARKNPRDGRPDVAAVHPYWCLANHDCDPNVTWDWSGRMVLSARKERVVGGRPGGIKKGEEILNHYCDVTLPVQQRREWARGSLGGWCMCKRCRTEASENKAAENGTSA from the coding sequence ATGTCGTCCCCAGATATAGATCAAACCGCCGTCAACGAGACGCTGCTCGAGCGTCGTCAGCTGTTAACCGAGGGGCTTAAAAGCTTGCCCTATGACCTGATTCTCTATCTCGAGCGGGCCGCCATCTATGCAGACCTCGGATACCCCGATCTTGCCGCTGGTGACGCCTATCGagctctcctcctcactgATGAGATTGTAAACGACGGTTTTGAATATCACGACCAGGCCCAAGAATCCTTGAGCCGATATATCGGAGAGCCTCTCCCAGAGGCCCTGGTCCAGGGGCAACTTGCCGATGAGTACCCTGACCTGGCTAATGGGACCCACGGAGATGCAGACGTGGCTTCTGGCCAACTGGCACTCCTGGCATCGATAAGAGCATATCAAATACTATCGCTGAGCCTCTTGTTGTGCGGTTGCTTGAGAAGTGCCTCTCAATTCTGCGACCGAGGCCTTGCGGCTGCGCCACAGAATGCAAAACTGCTTCACACCAGGAACCATATTGACACCGTGGCAAGGCAGAAGCTGGGCTTGACAGACTTCGAGGCCGATGATCTGCCCGACTTTGGTCTTGTCCGCCGAGAGGTCTATCCTTGGAACGACCATGAGCCAGATCGCTTCTCTCCAGAGTCTTTGCAGTCTTTGAACGACGGCCTGAGGGAGATGGCTCCAAAGTGTGCCGTCCAAGTGGCGACTCTGCCAGTCTTGTTAGAGGGGGAAAGTGAGACGGATAACTACGAGATAATCCCCACTTGCAAACAGCTGGGCGTCTTTGCCCAGGAGGATATTGAGGCCGGCGAGGTTGTGCTAAGAGAGTACACTCTCCTTACGGCCAACAACCGACACAAGGATTCAGTCTGCGATGCCTGCAGTTCCGAGCTCGCCCCGCTTGGTAGCGAGAACCGATCTATTCAGTGCGAAGAGTGCTTCGATACCGTCTTCTGTAGTCAGGAATGTCACGACGAGGCTCAGAGGCGCTACCATCCTGCGGTCTGCGATAAGGACGTGGACTCCATTGCCAAGGATCCCAGTGCATTCGAAGCCGACGAGACGctacatcttcttcttctttcaagaGTTCTGGCGATAGCTGTCAACGAAGAAGTTCATCCGCTGGATGTACAAGAGGTGAAATTCATCTGGGGTGATTTCGTACCTTCTCGAACCAACGAGATCAATATATCGCCCAACGCCGGCCCTCCGCCCGAGTGGAcgcttcccttctctttcaaATACAACATTGAGACGCCGCTGCATATactggagaagatggacattGACATCTACGCCGGGCTGCCGGAATACGATCTGTGGGTGCTCAACACACTATATGCCAAGTTTCGTGGAACCGCCTCGGCCCGCAAGAACCCGCGAGATGGAAGGCCGGATGTTGCTGCGGTGCATCCATATTGGTGTCTCGCCAACCATGACTGTGATCCAAACGTCACATGGGACTGGAGCGGCCGGATGGTCCTCTCGGCAAGGAAGGAACGTGTCGTGGGCGGCCGGCCCGGAGGCATcaagaaaggagaggagaTTCTCAATCATTACTGCGACGTGACCCTGCCGGTACAGCAACGACGCGAATGGGCTCGGGGAAGTCTGGGGGGCTGGTGCATGTGCAAGAGGTGCCGCACTGAGGCGTCCGAGAATAAAGCGGCTGAAAATGGGACATCGGCATAA
- a CDS encoding calponin homology (CH) domain-containing protein yields MASVSSLDKDLRRLRLEKYTPAAADEARAWIEETLGEPLPSKDLLDGLKDGVALCKLINLVAPSPGIKFKKSAMPFVQMENISHFLRACQAPPLNLHQHDTFLTVDLYERKDPAQVLQCIGAFSRAANAANPSNFPNPIGPKTAKLGVGSSDVRPTSSSGQSVSSWSKKEHEGSTAPAWNIAQYGYMGGASQGSMGVAFGARRQITSSTPQVPSLAEKERIRKEKIAEEERQRQEAQARRQAQLEAEERARIEEEKRWQEETERQREEERRKVLQEKQKWEEEERQWKLTEDKRRKEEAEAEARVEEERRRARTRSPAKLRGQFLSQYQAEQASAEKAEADESAQKERVHEARQREAEYERERQERAAEGKVPDSPVRLRGRPGEPRSPRTQGNTSQLNRHESWSQGEREVLHTKWKQHQDNLKEDEREGLASSPLPKSPRPLPTPNAATGGRPLPDPAKYSSPPREAPQNRTDRFLASNPAPMPFVAQQTYARELGATEERDAEDQRRIQGQDKTKAGGWASKSLLEREKELERQRQQEWEEAQKETAAIKRGDSGVDGIGGGIDGRWDVSQWSGYTGGDGQNKGSQGIGAGRRQIVGPRPLPR; encoded by the exons ATGGCATCCGTTTCGTCTTTGGATAAGGACCTACGCAGATTGCGCCTGGAGAAATACACTCCCGCAGCAGCCGACGAGGCTCGCGCATGGATCGAAGAGACCCTGGGAGAACCGCTGCCGTCGAAAGATCTGCTGGACGGCCTCAAAGATGGCGTCGCTCTCTGCAA GCTCATCAACCTCGTCGCTCCCAGCCCCGGCATCAAGTTCAAAAAGTCAGCCATGCCGTTTGTTCAGATGGAGAACATATCGCATTTCTTGCGCGCATGCCAGGCTCCGCCCTTGAACCTGCATCAGCACGATACATTTCTCACCGTCGACTTGTATGAGCGAAAGGACCCCGCCCAAGTGCTGCAATGCATCGGCGCATTCAGCAGAGCCGCGAATGCCGCAAACCCCAGCAACTTCCCGAATCCCATCGGACCCAAAACAGCAAAGCTAGGTGTTGGGTCATCAGACGTTAGACCAACGAGCTCTAGCGGCCAGTCGGtcagcagctggagcaagAAGGAACACGAAGGCTCGACGGCTCCGGCCTGGAATATTGCGCAGTACGGCTATATGGGCGGCGCCAGTCAGGGTAGCATGGGAGTCGCTTTTGGGGCTCGCAGGCAGATCACTAGTAGTACGCCTCAGGTACCAAGCTTGGCTGAGAAGGAGCGCATCCGGAAGGAAAAAATAGCGGAAGAAGAACGCCAGCGACAAGAAGCCCAGGCCCGGCGCCAAGCCCAGCTGGAAGCCGAAGAACGTGCTCGtatcgaggaggagaagcgatGGCAGgaagagacggagaggcAGAGGGAGGAAGAGCGCCGCAAGGTCCTACAGGAGAAGCAGAagtgggaggaagaggagaggcaaTGGAAGCTGACCGAAGATAAGCGCcgaaaggaagaagctgaagccgaGGCTCGTGTCGAGGAAGAGCGACGCCGTGCCAGAACCCGCAGCCCTGCCAAGCTGCGTGGGCAATTCCTAAGCCAGTACCAAGCCGAGCAGGCTAGCGCTGAGAAGGCCGAAGCTGACGAATCAGCCCAAAAAGAGCGGGTTCATGAGGCACGGCAGCGTGAGGCCGAGTATGAGCGTGAGCGACAGGAGCGAGCTGCCGAAGGCAAAGTGCCTGATTCACCGGTTCGACTAAGAGGCCGGCCAGGCGAACCGCGAAGCCCCCGGACCCAAGGCAACACCTCGCAGCTAAACCGCCACGAGTCTTGGTCGCAGGGCGAGCGCGAGGTCCTCCATACCAAGTGGAAGCAGCATCAAGATAACCTGAAAGAGGATGAGCGAGAAGGGCTGGCCTCCTCGCCGCTGCCCAAGTCTCCCAGGCCTCTTCCAACCCCTAACGCTGCTACGGGCGGACGACCGCTGCCTGACCCAGCCAAATACTCATCCCCTCCGAGAGAAGCGCCGCAGAATCGCACAGACCGCTTCCTGGCTTCTAACCCGGCCCCAATGCCGTTTGTGGCCCAGCAGACGTACGCTCGAGAGCTCGGCGCAACGGAGGAACGCGATGCCGAGGACCAGCGTCGAATTCAGGGCCAGGACAAGACCAAGGCGGGCGGCTGGGCGTCCAAGTCGCTGCTGGAGCgcgagaaggagctggaaagaCAGCGCCAGCAGGAGTGGGAGGAGGCCCAGAAGGAGACGGCGGCCATCAAACGAGGCGACAGCGGCGTCGACGGCATCGGCGGCGGGATTGACGGTCGATGGGACGTGAGTCAGTGGAGTGGCTACACCGGCGGCGACGGCCAGAACAAAGGATCGCAGGGCATCGGCGCTGGGCGGAGGCAAATTGTAGGGCCGCGGCCTCTACCGCGGTAG
- a CDS encoding NADH ubiquinone oxidoreductase subunit NDUFA12 domain-containing protein encodes MTSKQIGPFAQAWYKWKALRLPWRRRFLIGFDLKGNTFWEFRNTRGTKESGERWRRIVSYPRSTHYSEVKVSPQWHQWLRHTRRDPPTLEEQHEEVARQERMKYLAAEADARWEAKPRVMEAPREEQEKLPLAKERAPADEASAASPQTKKTEKADENDPWARAKAQGPGEKWQPTAWNPAATKRNR; translated from the exons ATGACATCGAAGCAAATAGGCCCTTTTGCTCAGGCGTGGTACAAGTGGAAGGCCCTGCGCCtcccttggcggcggcgctttCTCATTG GCTTTGATCTCAAAGGCAATACCTTCTGGGAGTTCCGCAACACCCGCGGGACCAAGGAATCCGGCGAGCGCTGGCGCCGCATCGTCTCCTATCCCCGATCAACGCACTACTCCGAGGTCAAGGTCAGCCCGCAATGGCACCAGTGGCTGCGGCACACGCGACGAGATCCCCCGActctggaggagcagcatGAGGAGGTGGCGCGCCAGGAGAGGATGAAGTACCTCGCCGCCGAGGCGGACGCGCGCTGGGAGGCCAAGCCTAGGGTCATGGAGGCCCCGAgggaggagcaggagaagcTGCCGTTGGCGAAGGAGAGAGCGCCGGCTGATGAGGCGAGCGCGGCATCTCctcagacgaagaagacggaaaaaGCGGACGAAAATGATCCTTGGGCTAGGGCAAAAGCTCAGGGGCCCGGCGAGAAATGGCAACCTACGGCGTGGAACCCCGCGGCTACAAAGAGAAATCGATGA
- a CDS encoding cellulase (glycosyl hydrolase family 5) domain-containing protein: MKLTKSSLLAAATAASTLAAVLQPVPRASSFVTISGTQFNIDGKVGYFAGTNCYWCSFLSNSADVDTTFSHIASSGLKVVRVWGFNDVNQQPSPGNIWYQQLSASGSTINTGATGLQLLDNVVKSAEAHNLKLIIPFVNNWNDYGGINAYVNAFGGNATTWFTNSAAQAQYRKYIQAVVSRYVNSTAIFAWELANEPRCNGCDTGVIVTWATSVSQYVKSLDSNHLVTLGDEGLGLSTGDGSYPYTYGEGTDFAKNVQIKTLDFGTFHLYPDSWGTSYPWGTTWVQTHAAACVAAGKPCVFEEYGAQNNPCTNEAPWQSTSLATRGMGGDMFWQWGDTLSYGQSNSDPYTVWYNSSNWQCLVQNHVAAINGGTPPPPPASSTTAVSSKTTSSASQPTGSCSPLYGQCGGNGWAGPKCCSQGTCRYSNDWYSQCVPS, translated from the exons ATGAAGCTCACAAAGAGTTCTCTCCTTGCAGCTGCAACTGCAGCCTCGACATTGGCAGCAGTTCTGCAACCAGTTCCGCGTGCCTCTAGTTTTGTGACAATATCAGGGACCCAGTTCAACATTGATGGTAAAGTAGGCTACTTTGCTGGCACCAATTGTTACTGGTGTTCATTCCTGAGCAACTCCGCGGACGTTGATACAACGTTCAGTCACATTGCTTCCTCTGGACTCAAAGTCGTGCGTGTCTGGGGTTTCAACGATGTCAACCAGCAGCCTTCCCCTGGAAACATTTGGTACCAGCAGTTATCCGCATCCGGATCTACGATTAATACAGGAGCCACCGGgctgcagctccttgatAATGTAGTCAAGTCGGCTGAGGCGCATAACCTCAAGCTTATTATTCCATTTGTCAACAACTGGAATGACTATGGTGGAATAAACGCTTATGTGAATGCCTTTGGCGGCAATGCCACCACTTGGTTCACTAATTCGGCAGCCCAAGCTCAGTACCGCAAGTATATTCAGGCTGTCGTCAGTCGCTACGTCAACTCGACAGCCATCTTTGCTTGGGAGCTGGCGAACGAACCTCGCTGTAACGGGTGCGATACTGGCGTCATTGTTACATGGGCCACAAGCGTATCTCAGTATGTCAAGTCACTCGATTCCAACCATCTTGTGActcttggagatgaaggacTTGGTCTCAGCACCGGAGACGGCTCTTATCCGTATACTTATGGAGAGGGCACCGACTTTGCCAAGAATGTACAAATCAAGACACTCGACTTTGGCACTTTCCACCTTTACCCGGATTCTT GGGGCACATCCTACCCTTGGGGAACTACTTGGGTTCAAACTCACGCTGCGGCCTGTGTAGCAGCAGGCAAACCATGCGTGTTTGAAGAAT ACGGTGCACAGAACAATCCCTGCACTAACGAAGCTCCTTGGCAAAGCACCTCTTTAGCCACTCGAGGTATGGGCGGCGATATGTTTTGGCAGTGGGGAGACACCCTTTCCTACGGCCAATCGAACAGTGATCCTTATACTGTCTGGTACAACTCGTCGAACTGGCAATGTTTGGTTCAAAATCATGTTGCGGCTATCAACGGAGgcactcctcctcctccccccgCGTCTTCGACTACGGCTGTCTCGTCTAAGACGACATCGTCCGCCTCGCAACCGACTGGCAGCTGCTCCCCCCTGTATGGCCAGTGTGGAGGCAATGGATGGGCCGGTCCTAAATGCTGCTCACAGGGAACTTGTAGATATAGCAACGATTGGTACTCACAATGCGTGCCTTCATGA
- a CDS encoding pectinesterase domain-containing protein, producing MFKMKALIALLAFTVSSFAASRTSPPAGALVVGPGNYSTVQAAVNALKSTTSEQIIFINPGTYNEQVTINKLSGPLTIYGYTQNTASYASNVVTITASHSLLDEATDDATGTLRVETTNFKLYNVNVVNSHGSGSQALAVSANAGNQGYYACSFKGFQDTLLAETGAQLYSGCYIEGATDFIFGQQATAWFQKCTIGVLPASIGYISASGRSSNSSSYYVFNGATIGAAPGKSVSSGVYYLGRPWGDYARVAYQSCSMSNVINSAGWHIWNTGDERTDHVSFGEFSNSGAGASGTRASFATKLGSALAIGNILGSSYASQYYVDTSYL from the exons ATGTTCAAGATGAAAGCTCTTATTGCTTTACTGGCTTTCACAGTCAGCTCATTTGCAGCCAGTAGAACCTCTCCACCTGCTGGTGCCCTTGTTGTCGGTCCAGGCAATTACTCAACTGTTCAAGCAGCTGTCAATGCCCTCAAATCAACGACATCAGAACAAATCATTTTCATTAACCCCGGCACCTATAATGAGCAAGTCACTATTAATAAGCTCAGTGGACCACTCACCATCTATGGCTATACTCAGAATACAGCATCCTACGCCTCCAACGTTGTCACAATAACTGCATCTCACAGCTTACTGGATGAAGCTACCGATGATGCAACCGGAACACTGCGCGTAGAAACAACCAACTTCAAGTTATATAACGTCAACGTTGTCAACTCACATGGCAGCGGCTCACAGGCTTTGGCGGTATCTGCAAATGCTGGG AATCAAGGCTATTATGCCTGCTCTTTCAAAGGTTTCCAAGATACGTTGCTCGCAGAAACCGGCGCCCAGCTCTATTCGGGTTGCTACATTGAAGGCGCTACCGatttcatctttggccagcaaGCCACTGCGTGGTTCCAGAAGTGCACGATCGGAGTGCTCCCTGCTTCTATCGGCTATATCTCCGCATCTGGACGCTCATCGAATTCGTCCAGTTATTATGTCTTCAATGGGGCCACCATAGGGGCAGCTCCGGGTAAAAGCGTCTCCAGCGGGGTGTACTACCTTGGTCGGCCGTGGGGAGATTATGCCCGAGTTGCATACCAGTCTTGTTCCATGAGCAATGTGATTAACAGTGCCGGCTGGCATATCTGGAACACGGGTGACGAGCGGACGGATCATGTCTCCTTTGGTGAATTTTCAAACTCGGGAGCCGGAGCGTCGGGGACAAGGGCGTCATTTGCCACGAAACTAGGCAGTGCCTTGGCGATTGGAAACATTCTAGGTAGCAGCTACGCTTCGCAGTACTACGTAGATACCTCGTATCTCTGA
- a CDS encoding cytochrome p450 domain-containing protein, whose protein sequence is MLGTLHVVAGIVALIGLLVYYQYFRKKNVLLSLPPGPKGLPILGNIWDLPPPEIPEFQHWLKFKDLYGPISSITVMGQTYVIIHDREAASDIMGKMSLKTSNRPTSVFAFELCGFQKFTSGRPYDATFRLHRKFMHQQAGTKTIASQFNDVQDVESRRLLKRILDDPKNLLKHFRTEAAAIILKSVYGYSIEPQAVDPLTNLIETMMFNFGLAMTPAARLVDMIPAVQHLPDWFPGTAYKEIARQWNQVNHDTVNIPYSFVKRQIANGTNRPSFVSSLIERYSGKNGELDNDNEEAIKWASGIMYGGGADTTVSTLSALILAIVIFPEVQEMAQEEIDRLIGTHPTRLPGLDDQEQLPYTSAIVKEALRWFPIVPIPTPHITDEDIIYGGYRIPKGAILRPSVWWFHHDPQTYPDPFRFSPERFLEPRNEPDPSEAFGYGRRICPGRYIADDSLFVTIARLLATFNISKVVDEQGMPVEPKVEYLPGLVARPASFPFRITVRSEKHEELIKSIEVDHPWEKSDADLLESEYDLTAYN, encoded by the exons ATGCTCGGTACACTTCATGTTGTCGCTGGCATTGTTGCTTTGATAGGCCTTCTCGTCTATTACCAGTACTTTCGAAAGAAAAATGTCTTATTGAGTCTTCCTCCGGGGCCAAAGGGTCTGCCCATCCTTGGTAATATCTGGGATCTCCCACCACCGGAGATTCCTGAGTTCCAGCATTGGCTCAAGTTCAAGGATCTCTATGGCCCAATCAGCTCCATAACTGTAATGGGCCAAACTTATGTTATCATACACGATAGAGAGGCAGCGTCTGACATTATGGGCAAAATGTCGTTAAAGACCTCTAATCGGCCGACATCAGTTTTTGCATTCGAGCTATGTGGTTTTCAGAAGTTCACGTCAGGGAGACCATACGACGCGACCTTCCGGTTACACAGGAAATTTATGCACCAACAGGCAGGCACAAAAACAATTGCTTCGCAGTTCAATGACGTTCAAGATGTTGAGTCGCGGCGCCTTTTGAAACGGATCCTAGATGATCCCAAGAACCTTCTCAAACACTTTAGGAC CGAGGCGGCCGCCATCATCCTAAAGTCCGTATATGGCTATTCCATTGAGCCGCAAGCGGTCGACCCTTTGACGAATTTGATCGAGACGATGATGTTCAACTTTGGACTAGCCATGACCCCCGCGGCAAGATTGGTTGACATGATACCTGCTGTTCAGCATCTGCCCGATTGGTTCCCAGGCACAGCATACAAGGAGATAGCCCGGCAATGGAACCAGGTCAACCATGATACAGTGAACATTCCCTACTCGTTCGTTAAGCGGCAAATAGCAAACGGCACCAATCGCCCATCATTCGTATCAAGTCTTATTGAACGATACAGCGGTAAAAATGGAGAACtggacaatgacaatgaggAAGCCATCAAGTGGGCGTCAGGTATCATGTATGGCGGTGGTGCAGACACTACTGTATCAACCTTGAGCGCCTTGATATTGGCCATTGTTATTTTTCCGGAAGTCCAGGAGATGGCACAAGAGGAAATTGACAGATTGATTGGCACTCATCCAACTCGACTACCTGGGCTCGACGATCAGGAACAGCTGCCCTATACCTCAGCCATTGTCAAGGAAGCTCTTCGATGGTTCCCAATTGTACCAATTCCCACACCTCATATAACCGATGAGGATATCATCTATGGTGGCTACCGCATCCCCAAGGGAGCAATACTGCGGCCCTCGGTGTGGTGGTTTCACCATGATCCTCAAACATACCCTGACCCATTTCGTTTCTCTCCGGAGAGGTTCCTCGAGCCGCGCAATGAACCTGATCCGAGCGAAGCATTTGGCTACGGTCGCAGAATCTGTCCTGGGCGATACATCGCTGATGACAGTCTCTTCGTAACGATCGCACGACTTCTCGCCACCTTCAACATCAGTAAGGTGGTAGACGAGCAAGGGATGCCGGTGGAGCCCAAAGTAGAATATTTGCCAGGGCTGGTTGCTCGTCCAGCGAGTTTCCCGTTTAGGATCACCGTGAGAAGCGAGAAGCATGAAGAACTCATCAAATCTATCGAGGTGGACCATCCTTGGGAGAAGAGCGACGCTGACCTTCTTGAGTCTGAATACGACTTGACGGCCTACAATTGA
- a CDS encoding oxidoreductase family, NAD-binding rossmann fold domain-containing protein, protein MPMLELIIDVVNWWNGVNKIKANLKKNPDAIKLGVLSAAGINFPALFDPVQTHPGVVIAAIAARSKAKAEAQVAKYKLDAVKVYDSYEEVLKDPEIDAVYVPLPNGLHHKWALNALRAGKHVLIEKPIASNAAEAKEIQDCANETGKIALEAYHWRFHPAAHRVKEIIESGKYGHLTGVFSKMILPPGTLVTNDIRLNYELGGGASMDLCYVLSSSLYWAAAPNDVKGTSFEVLSTKPQLSKRDNRIDENMDTTITITNADSTRPPVKCTTVSKLVPPKLLGFIPQMWAFVTPFIGHKIIVTDKSGKKTTESCYTGGPLWGERGEPWWTSYRYQLEGFVDRIKAAKNQEKYDGPWVDLDESVKLMEMVDAVYEKSGMPKRGVE, encoded by the exons atgccgatgctggAG CTCATCATCGATGTTGTGAACTGGTGGAATGGTGTCAACAAAATAAAAGCAAACCTCAAAAAGAATCCAGATGCCATCAAGCTTGGCGTCTTGTCAGCCGCGGGAATCAACTTCCCTGCACTTTTTGACCCGGTTCAGACCCATCCCGGCGTCGtcattgccgccattgctGCGAGATCGAAAGCGAAAGCAGAAGCGCAAGTTGCCAAATACAAATTAGACGCAGTCAAAGTGTACGATTCCTATGAAGAGGTCCTCAAGGATCCCGAAATCGATGCTGTCTATGTCCCTCTTCCCAATGGCCTACATCATAAATGGGCATTAAACGCCTTGAGAGCGGGTAAACATGTGCTGATCGAGAAGCCTATTGCGTCCAATGCTGCTGAAGCCAAAGAGATTCAGGATTGCGCAAACGAAACTGGCAAAATTGCTCTGGAGGCTTATCACTGGCGATTTCACCCTGCCGCTCATCGGGTGAAAGAGATCATCGAAAGCGGGAAATATGGCCATCTCACGGGCGTCTTTTCAAAGATGATTCTACCTCCTGGAACTCTAGTCACTAATGACATCCGATTAAACTACGAGCTGGGAGGCGGAGCTTCCATGGATCTTTGCTATGTTCTTTCCTCGTCTTTGTACTGGGCTGCCGCTCCCAACGATGTAAAAGGGACCAGTTTTGAAGTCCTTTCAACGAAGCCTCAGCTCAGTAAGCGCGACAATCGAATTGATGAAAACATGGACACCACCATTACGATCACCAACGCCGACAGCACCAGGCCGCCAGTCAAGTGTACCACTGTCTCTAAACTGGTACCACCTAAGCTCCTGGGCTTCATACCACAGATGTGGG CCTTTGTCACGCCGTTTATTGGACATAAGATCATCGTGACCGACAAGAGCGGCAAGAAAACAACTGAGTCGTGCTATACAGGCGGTCCTCTATGGGGTGAGAGGGGTGAACCTTGGTGGACATCGTACAGGTATCAGCTCGAAGGGTTTGTCGATCGTATCAAAGCGGCCAAAAACCAAGAGAAGTATGATGGACCGTGGGTTGATTTGGATGAAAGTGTTAAGCTTATGGAAATGGTGGATGCTGTCTATGAGAAGTCCGGGATGCCAAAGCGTGGCGTGGAGTGA